The Haemophilus parainfluenzae genome window below encodes:
- a CDS encoding hydrogenase 4 subunit D, giving the protein MERLALITIILPFVGAFIVGLNKQSFPKIATIFAALATLGTLAVAAQWYANGAQSVTYDLVKFGDTAIFGVTLDAVSTLIAFAVVGLGFLICLYSCGYLTDKNREHPHNGLPRFYAFLLIFIGAMAGLVYSSTLAGQLLFFEITGGCSWALISYYQSQKAMAAAMKALIITHVGSLGLYLAAAYLFSQSGTFSITALEHLAPEAKTIVLFGVMFAAWGKSAQLPMQIWLPNAMEAPTPVSAYLHAASMVKVGVYIFARSVMSAGEIPHIVGEVGIVMAMITLIYGFLMYLPQADLKRLLAYSTITQLSYIFIGLSLAALGSKLAFVAAIAYIFNHAFAKSLFFLVAGSLSYATGTRSMPRLQGIMRTMPVVGTGFGIAALAIAGVPPFNGFFSKFPLFAAGFDLGQEYSWVTWLMVIALIESTATFVWLVYKFGQCVIGKPSEDVQNAQPLPFSMTFVLVILMVMSVCSSFIAAYWLGLAG; this is encoded by the coding sequence ATGGAACGTTTAGCACTAATTACAATCATTTTGCCGTTTGTCGGTGCGTTTATTGTGGGGTTGAACAAACAATCTTTCCCAAAAATCGCCACAATTTTTGCCGCACTTGCTACCCTTGGCACACTTGCTGTGGCAGCACAGTGGTATGCAAATGGCGCACAATCTGTCACCTATGATTTAGTTAAATTTGGTGATACAGCAATCTTCGGCGTGACCTTAGATGCAGTGAGTACATTAATTGCCTTTGCCGTTGTGGGTTTAGGTTTCTTAATTTGCTTATATTCTTGTGGTTATTTAACCGATAAAAACCGTGAACATCCGCATAATGGATTACCTCGTTTTTATGCTTTCTTATTGATTTTCATCGGTGCAATGGCAGGCTTGGTGTATTCATCAACTTTAGCGGGTCAGTTGCTTTTCTTTGAAATCACTGGGGGATGTTCTTGGGCATTAATCAGCTATTATCAAAGCCAAAAAGCAATGGCGGCTGCGATGAAAGCGTTGATTATTACTCATGTCGGTTCATTAGGTTTATATCTTGCCGCGGCTTATTTATTTAGCCAATCCGGCACATTCTCTATCACAGCGTTAGAACATCTTGCGCCAGAAGCGAAAACTATCGTGTTGTTTGGTGTGATGTTTGCTGCATGGGGTAAATCAGCACAACTTCCAATGCAAATTTGGTTACCAAATGCGATGGAAGCACCAACACCAGTCAGTGCGTATTTGCACGCGGCATCAATGGTAAAAGTAGGTGTCTATATTTTCGCTCGTTCCGTGATGTCTGCTGGTGAAATTCCTCACATTGTGGGTGAAGTAGGGATTGTGATGGCAATGATTACATTGATTTATGGTTTCTTAATGTACTTGCCACAAGCAGATTTAAAACGCTTACTTGCGTATTCAACTATCACTCAACTTTCTTACATTTTCATCGGGCTTTCTCTTGCAGCATTAGGTTCTAAATTAGCTTTTGTTGCAGCGATTGCTTATATCTTTAACCACGCCTTTGCGAAAAGCTTATTCTTCTTGGTTGCAGGTTCATTGAGCTATGCCACAGGTACACGTTCAATGCCTCGTTTACAAGGGATTATGCGCACCATGCCTGTTGTTGGTACAGGATTTGGTATTGCCGCATTGGCTATTGCTGGTGTGCCACCGTTTAACGGTTTCTTCAGCAAATTCCCATTATTTGCCGCTGGTTTCGACCTTGGACAAGAATATTCATGGGTAACTTGGTTAATGGTGATTGCGTTGATTGAATCTACGGCAACATTTGTTTGGTTGGTTTATAAATTTGGTCAATGCGTTATCGGTAAACCATCTGAAGACGTGCAAAATGCGCAACCATTGCCATTCTCTATGACATTTGTTTTAGTGATTTTAATGGTGATGTCTGTGTGTTCTAGCTTTATCGCTGCCTATTGGTTAGGCCTTGCGGGTTAA
- the hyfB gene encoding hydrogenase 4 subunit B, with translation MSSSISLLITSLLIYVVGAFISLAVRRNEQLSINISGVTGVLGGLLGIVACIPVLISNDTVVDVFSTPFDFAQFSIRIDGLAAFMVCVISLMVIITALYSFSYVKEYIGKGAGSMGFFMNLFIASMVALVTSDNAFYFLVFFEMMSLASYFLVLTEQDDNATNAGLLYFFIAHAGSVLIMIAFFIFYCYAGSFEFEAFRHTELSMPLAFTVFILAFLGFGAKAGMIPLHSWLPKAHPAAPSHASAMMSGVMVKIGIFGIIKVGIDLLGAHNMWFGVIVLAFGAVSSVLGVLYALAEHDIKKLLAYHTVENIGIIMMGVGVGMIGMAIHNPVLAIVGLLGGLYHLLNHAVFKGLLFLGAGSVMYRLHSKDMDLMGGLGKLMPFTAFCFLIGTMAISALPPFNGFVSEWFTYQSLFSLSQHNNVVLRISGPVAIIMLALTGALAALCFVKVYGISFGGAPRSEKAAHAREVPKPMVIAMAILALFCVLLGVGASVVTPIIANIATALSHNEVLNLAENGVVVASNTPNTVLSTPMVSIMLIAFFVLPFMYYAYTKGNRMADRAKGNPWACGYAYEMDMAASAGSFTRPLRIIFKPLYTLRQVLDPAPAGAKGINALISGATKTEPFWEEKVTMPIAHFIPWLGRKIQWLQQGDFRVYCVYFVIALVVLLLSIALM, from the coding sequence ATGAGTTCTTCAATCAGTTTGCTCATCACGTCCTTGTTGATTTATGTCGTAGGTGCGTTTATTTCGCTCGCAGTGAGACGAAATGAACAACTTTCAATCAATATATCCGGCGTGACCGGTGTACTTGGTGGCTTGTTAGGCATTGTTGCCTGCATTCCCGTGCTTATCAGCAACGATACGGTCGTTGATGTGTTTTCAACCCCTTTCGACTTCGCCCAATTTTCAATCCGCATTGACGGATTAGCTGCGTTTATGGTGTGTGTCATTTCTTTAATGGTTATTATCACCGCTCTTTATTCCTTTTCCTATGTGAAAGAATACATTGGTAAAGGCGCAGGTTCTATGGGCTTCTTTATGAATTTATTTATCGCTTCCATGGTTGCGTTAGTCACCAGCGATAATGCGTTCTACTTCCTTGTATTCTTTGAAATGATGTCTTTGGCATCTTATTTCTTAGTCCTTACCGAACAAGATGACAACGCAACCAATGCGGGCTTGTTGTATTTCTTCATTGCTCATGCTGGTTCAGTGTTGATTATGATCGCTTTCTTTATTTTCTACTGCTACGCAGGTAGCTTTGAATTTGAAGCCTTCCGCCACACCGAGCTTTCAATGCCTTTAGCCTTTACGGTATTTATTTTGGCATTTCTTGGTTTTGGCGCAAAAGCAGGGATGATTCCATTACATAGCTGGTTACCGAAAGCTCACCCGGCTGCACCTTCTCATGCATCAGCGATGATGTCTGGTGTGATGGTTAAAATCGGTATCTTCGGGATCATCAAAGTTGGTATTGATCTACTTGGCGCACACAATATGTGGTTTGGTGTGATTGTGCTTGCTTTTGGCGCAGTTTCTTCTGTGCTTGGCGTACTTTATGCCTTAGCTGAACATGACATCAAAAAACTTTTGGCGTATCACACCGTAGAAAACATCGGTATTATTATGATGGGTGTGGGTGTCGGTATGATTGGTATGGCAATCCATAATCCTGTACTTGCTATTGTCGGTTTACTTGGTGGTTTATATCACTTACTTAACCATGCAGTATTCAAAGGCTTATTGTTCTTGGGTGCGGGTTCTGTAATGTACCGTTTACATTCAAAAGATATGGATTTGATGGGCGGACTTGGCAAGTTAATGCCATTTACTGCTTTCTGTTTCTTAATTGGTACCATGGCAATTTCTGCATTACCTCCGTTTAACGGTTTTGTGAGTGAATGGTTTACTTATCAATCTTTATTCAGCCTAAGCCAACACAATAATGTGGTATTACGCATTTCAGGCCCTGTTGCAATCATTATGCTTGCCTTAACTGGTGCGCTTGCCGCACTTTGTTTCGTGAAAGTGTATGGTATTAGCTTTGGCGGTGCACCACGCAGCGAAAAAGCAGCACATGCACGCGAAGTGCCAAAACCAATGGTGATTGCAATGGCAATCTTGGCATTATTCTGCGTACTTTTAGGCGTGGGCGCTTCTGTCGTGACACCAATTATTGCCAATATTGCAACCGCACTTTCTCATAATGAAGTGCTTAATTTAGCGGAAAATGGCGTAGTGGTAGCAAGCAATACACCGAATACGGTGCTTTCTACACCAATGGTGAGCATTATGTTGATTGCATTCTTTGTGTTGCCGTTTATGTATTACGCTTATACCAAAGGCAATCGTATGGCAGATCGTGCAAAAGGCAATCCTTGGGCTTGTGGTTATGCTTACGAAATGGATATGGCAGCATCTGCGGGTAGTTTTACTCGTCCGCTTCGAATTATCTTCAAGCCACTTTATACCTTGCGTCAAGTGCTTGATCCTGCGCCTGCTGGTGCAAAAGGTATCAATGCATTAATTTCAGGTGCGACCAAAACAGAACCATTCTGGGAAGAAAAAGTAACAATGCCGATTGCGCATTTTATCCCGTGGCTAGGTCGTAAAATTCAATGGCTACAACAAGGCGACTTCCGCGTTTATTGCGTGTACTTCGTGATTGCCTTGGTTGTGTTATTACTTTCCATTGCGTTGATGTAG
- a CDS encoding respiratory chain complex I subunit 1 family protein, whose product MISLPSEISTSAGMFLLAIVQALILLALAPLFSGISRMIRARIQSRRGPGLLQDYRDIAKLMTRQNIWPDNAGWVSRVMPYVLISTVMVVAMSLPMFTHHSPFGAGSDLITVIYLFALFRFFFSIAGLDSNSTFSSLGASREVTLGVLVEPILMLAFIVIALIAGSTNFAVISTALSSQPWQYPVATVIALVAAAFAIFIEMGKIPFDLAEAEQELQEGPLTEYSGPSFALLKVGLSLKSMVVASIFVSTLFPFGAAQEFTVSAVILGIISFFVKLLVVFIAACVFENTLARTRFMLTGRLTVVGFGISVLAFVFYFTGL is encoded by the coding sequence ATGATTTCATTACCTTCAGAAATTTCCACTTCCGCTGGAATGTTCCTTTTAGCCATTGTGCAAGCGTTAATTCTTCTCGCTTTAGCACCGCTCTTTTCAGGCATTTCACGGATGATTCGGGCTCGTATTCAATCTCGTCGTGGCCCGGGCTTGTTACAAGATTATCGCGACATTGCTAAATTAATGACGCGCCAAAATATTTGGCCAGATAATGCGGGCTGGGTATCTCGTGTTATGCCTTATGTGTTAATTAGCACAGTTATGGTGGTTGCGATGAGTTTACCCATGTTTACTCATCATTCACCGTTTGGAGCAGGCAGTGATTTAATCACCGTTATTTATTTGTTCGCATTGTTCCGCTTTTTTTTCTCAATTGCGGGTTTGGATTCTAACAGTACGTTCTCAAGTTTAGGTGCAAGCCGTGAAGTGACATTAGGCGTACTTGTTGAACCAATCTTAATGTTGGCATTCATTGTGATTGCTTTAATTGCAGGTTCTACGAATTTTGCAGTTATTAGCACCGCACTTTCTAGCCAACCTTGGCAATATCCTGTAGCAACGGTGATTGCCTTAGTTGCCGCCGCTTTTGCGATCTTTATTGAAATGGGCAAAATTCCATTTGACTTGGCTGAAGCAGAACAAGAACTTCAAGAAGGCCCACTTACTGAATATTCAGGCCCGTCTTTCGCCTTATTGAAAGTTGGTTTGAGTTTAAAATCAATGGTGGTTGCCTCTATCTTTGTGAGCACGCTTTTCCCATTTGGTGCAGCACAAGAGTTCACGGTAAGTGCGGTCATTTTAGGCATCATTTCTTTCTTTGTGAAATTGCTCGTGGTATTTATTGCCGCATGTGTGTTTGAAAACACATTGGCGCGTACCCGCTTTATGCTAACAGGACGTTTAACTGTGGTCGGTTTCGGCATTTCAGTGTTGGCGTTTGTGTTTTACTTCACAGGATTGTAA
- a CDS encoding hydrogenase 4 subunit F, with protein sequence MYEQWIIALLVAPLVIAFESFALRGTKNRTVCTAFHITGLILMLFFSVQVISGVLEKGSISAFNNWVYVDSLSAIFLGLIAVVGSLAGVYSIGYMNTELEEGHIDFKTYAHYHGFLHLFFFTMIVSVITNNLILMWVAIEATTLSSAFLVGTYKQKTSLEAAWKYIIICSVGVAFGLYGTLLTFANANGVLAEPSQAIFWSVVNQQATGLNPMLMYIAFAFVLIGFGTKCGLFPMHTWLSDAHSEAPSPVSAILSAVLLNCAMLVVLRYYTLVSKAVGAEFPQTLMLIFGLLSVLVAALFIIVQFDIKRMLAYSSIENMGLISFAFGLGGPIGVFAGLLHTINHSLAKTLLFCASGNILLKYKTRDMNQVRGLWRVAPVSAVLFAGGALALGGIPPFNVFVSEFSVVVAGITAGKTWLVILCLILLTIVLAGLALMLLKTVLGKQPDNVEAGEVSKVSLAAMAILLLLMFVMGIHIAEPILQLLKSAVGIVLGSEQVSFGEMLVLPWQSLAQ encoded by the coding sequence ATGTATGAACAATGGATAATTGCGTTATTAGTCGCACCTTTAGTCATCGCTTTTGAAAGCTTTGCACTACGCGGAACAAAAAATCGGACAGTTTGTACCGCATTCCATATTACTGGGTTAATTTTGATGTTGTTCTTTTCCGTACAGGTCATTTCTGGCGTGTTGGAAAAAGGCAGTATCAGTGCATTTAACAACTGGGTGTATGTTGATAGTCTTTCTGCTATTTTCTTAGGCTTAATTGCTGTCGTGGGTTCACTTGCTGGTGTGTATTCCATCGGTTATATGAATACAGAATTGGAAGAAGGGCATATTGATTTTAAAACCTATGCTCATTACCACGGTTTCTTACACTTATTCTTCTTTACGATGATTGTGTCAGTTATCACCAATAACTTAATTTTAATGTGGGTTGCAATTGAAGCGACAACATTAAGCTCTGCGTTTTTGGTCGGTACTTACAAACAAAAAACATCCCTTGAAGCTGCGTGGAAATACATCATCATCTGTTCTGTGGGCGTCGCTTTCGGTTTATACGGCACACTTTTAACCTTTGCGAATGCAAATGGCGTGCTTGCCGAACCAAGCCAAGCGATTTTCTGGTCAGTCGTAAATCAACAAGCTACTGGTTTAAACCCAATGTTGATGTATATCGCATTCGCTTTCGTATTGATTGGTTTCGGCACGAAGTGCGGTCTATTTCCAATGCATACTTGGTTATCAGACGCACACAGTGAAGCACCAAGCCCTGTGAGTGCAATTTTATCCGCGGTGTTATTAAACTGTGCAATGCTTGTGGTATTGCGTTACTACACATTAGTTTCAAAAGCGGTTGGCGCAGAGTTTCCACAAACTTTAATGTTGATCTTTGGTTTACTTTCAGTGCTTGTGGCGGCGTTATTTATCATCGTGCAATTTGATATTAAACGTATGCTTGCTTACTCAAGTATCGAAAATATGGGCTTAATCAGCTTTGCTTTCGGTCTTGGTGGCCCAATTGGGGTATTTGCAGGTTTACTTCACACCATCAACCACAGCCTTGCGAAAACCTTATTATTCTGTGCATCGGGTAATATTCTATTGAAATATAAAACCCGTGATATGAATCAAGTACGTGGATTATGGCGTGTTGCACCAGTGAGTGCGGTGCTTTTCGCAGGTGGTGCGTTGGCATTGGGCGGTATCCCTCCATTTAACGTATTTGTGAGTGAATTTAGTGTTGTGGTCGCAGGGATTACAGCGGGTAAAACTTGGTTAGTTATTTTATGCTTAATTTTACTTACCATCGTGCTTGCAGGACTTGCCTTAATGCTATTAAAAACAGTGCTTGGCAAACAACCTGATAATGTGGAAGCAGGCGAAGTCAGTAAAGTCTCTTTGGCGGCAATGGCCATACTATTGTTGTTAATGTTTGTAATGGGTATCCATATTGCAGAGCCAATCTTGCAGTTATTAAAAAGTGCGGTCGGAATTGTACTCGGATCTGAACAAGTGTCTTTTGGTGAAATGTTAGTTTTACCTTGGCAAAGTTTAGCGCAATGA
- the hyfE gene encoding hydrogenase 4 membrane subunit, translating into MLMINVLASLLIITSLCVIMAKTAKKSALCYGLQSLVLVVLFVYLAFEMQAHELYMWSISAFITKVLLVPGILIFSLRKIDESQTPAGMNVAWLIPITSIIVCLCYFVVIPVNLPLVEHLKPALSVSLSHFLLGLVCIVSQRNIVKQVFGYCLMENGAHLTLALLANNAPELVEIGIATDAIFAVIIMVVLVNKIYRTFNTVDAKQLMSLKG; encoded by the coding sequence ATGTTAATGATCAATGTATTAGCGAGTTTACTCATCATTACATCGCTTTGTGTCATTATGGCAAAAACCGCAAAAAAATCCGCGTTGTGCTATGGCTTACAGTCTCTTGTATTGGTGGTGTTATTCGTTTATTTGGCATTTGAAATGCAAGCTCACGAACTTTATATGTGGTCCATTAGTGCATTCATCACGAAAGTATTATTAGTGCCAGGAATTTTAATCTTTTCTTTACGAAAAATTGACGAAAGTCAAACTCCTGCAGGAATGAATGTCGCTTGGTTGATCCCGATCACATCTATCATCGTTTGCTTATGTTACTTTGTTGTCATTCCAGTGAACTTACCGTTAGTTGAACATTTAAAACCAGCGTTGTCAGTATCACTTAGCCACTTCCTTTTAGGTTTAGTGTGTATTGTGAGCCAACGCAATATTGTGAAACAAGTTTTCGGTTATTGTTTAATGGAAAACGGTGCGCATTTAACGTTGGCTTTACTTGCCAACAATGCGCCAGAATTAGTTGAAATCGGCATTGCCACCGATGCGATTTTTGCGGTCATCATTATGGTTGTGTTGGTGAATAAAATTTACCGCACTTTCAACACTGTTGATGCTAAACAACTTATGAGTTTGAAGGGGTAA
- a CDS encoding NADH-quinone oxidoreductase subunit B family protein: MNTQIPMPVNGISTPFSIDENIAKMKQTLLKDIQRSAYVYRVDCGGCNGCEIEIFSTITPTFDAERFGIKVVASPRHADILLFTGAVTRAMRTPAMRAYQAAPDPKICISYGACGCGGGIFHDLYCVWGGSDQIVPIDVYIPGCPPTPAATIYGFAVALGLLDQKLKGKQEKADPNAEAKLRFPTIPLDLRISLEREARRLAGYRQGGNIANQFMAMMTENDKVPFGVRLGEYLEREADPRLSEIVNRLHAISMPFSG; the protein is encoded by the coding sequence ATGAACACACAAATTCCAATGCCGGTAAACGGTATTTCAACGCCATTTAGCATTGATGAAAACATTGCCAAAATGAAACAAACCCTGTTGAAAGATATTCAACGTTCGGCTTATGTTTATCGTGTGGACTGTGGTGGTTGTAACGGTTGTGAAATCGAGATTTTTAGTACTATTACGCCAACTTTTGATGCGGAACGTTTTGGTATTAAAGTGGTCGCTTCACCTCGTCATGCAGACATTTTATTGTTTACCGGTGCGGTTACTCGTGCGATGCGTACGCCTGCTATGCGTGCTTACCAAGCCGCGCCCGATCCTAAAATCTGTATTTCTTATGGTGCTTGCGGTTGCGGCGGCGGTATTTTCCACGATCTTTATTGCGTTTGGGGCGGTAGTGATCAAATTGTACCAATTGATGTGTACATCCCTGGCTGTCCTCCAACTCCAGCAGCGACCATTTATGGATTCGCAGTAGCACTTGGTTTGCTTGATCAAAAACTCAAAGGTAAACAAGAAAAAGCTGATCCTAACGCAGAAGCTAAATTGCGTTTCCCAACCATTCCGTTAGATTTGCGTATTAGTCTTGAACGTGAAGCACGTCGTCTTGCTGGTTATCGTCAAGGCGGCAACATCGCTAACCAATTTATGGCAATGATGACAGAAAATGATAAAGTGCCATTTGGTGTACGTTTAGGTGAATACCTAGAACGTGAAGCCGATCCGCGTTTAAGCGAAATCGTCAATCGTTTGCATGCGATTAGTATGCCGTTTTCGGGATAA
- a CDS encoding formate hydrogenlyase complex iron-sulfur subunit has product MFKLLKTVFKAGDVTTKYPFKPYEVDDDFRGKPELNSDQCIVCAACTIACPANALTMRTDPVTGERTWSLFLGRCIFCGRCEEVCPTKAIRLTQDFELSVTNKQDLFQETTFSTVSCQECGKPFISYKELNYTIDLFKQSLGDPEVVKQKLTVLHTCPVCKRQHSLEKTANMESNMRMKLIDFKEPVRLDFKKALEQREESAVDFSNVLAGGEKR; this is encoded by the coding sequence ATGTTTAAATTACTAAAAACGGTATTTAAAGCTGGTGATGTTACCACCAAATATCCGTTCAAGCCTTATGAAGTTGATGATGATTTTAGAGGAAAACCGGAACTCAATTCTGATCAATGTATAGTCTGCGCGGCTTGTACCATTGCCTGCCCAGCCAATGCGTTAACTATGCGAACTGATCCGGTTACAGGTGAACGTACATGGTCCTTATTTCTTGGTCGTTGTATTTTCTGTGGTCGTTGTGAAGAGGTTTGCCCAACTAAGGCGATTCGATTAACACAAGACTTTGAACTATCAGTGACCAATAAACAGGATCTTTTCCAAGAAACCACCTTTTCGACAGTGAGCTGTCAAGAGTGTGGTAAACCGTTTATCTCTTATAAAGAGCTGAATTACACCATTGATTTATTCAAACAAAGTTTAGGCGATCCAGAAGTCGTCAAACAAAAACTAACCGTGTTGCATACTTGTCCAGTTTGTAAACGACAACATAGCTTGGAAAAAACTGCCAACATGGAATCCAATATGCGGATGAAACTTATCGACTTTAAAGAGCCAGTTCGTTTGGATTTCAAAAAAGCGCTTGAACAACGGGAAGAAAGTGCGGTTGATTTTTCTAACGTTTTAGCAGGAGGCGAAAAACGATGA
- a CDS encoding formate hydrogenlyase maturation HycH family protein, producing the protein MTTKVFFYLLNERFVENDEQVPEQAKQVMYYSLAIGHHVGVIDCFKKLLVCDYDAYQRFVDSFPEGDAKRKFAGLMRFGEIVIDSSHVNLLAKAMDENKANFTPEHQEWVEILMDTLASIQREPVMYIMVKRRDE; encoded by the coding sequence ATGACAACGAAAGTCTTTTTCTATTTATTAAACGAGCGTTTCGTCGAAAACGATGAACAAGTGCCAGAGCAAGCAAAACAGGTGATGTATTACTCTTTGGCGATTGGTCACCATGTTGGCGTAATTGATTGTTTTAAAAAATTACTGGTTTGTGACTACGATGCTTATCAACGTTTTGTAGATAGCTTTCCGGAAGGAGATGCGAAACGTAAATTTGCAGGTTTAATGCGATTCGGTGAAATAGTGATTGATTCTAGCCATGTCAATTTATTGGCGAAAGCGATGGATGAAAACAAAGCCAATTTCACCCCAGAACATCAAGAGTGGGTCGAAATCCTCATGGATACGTTAGCATCAATTCAGCGTGAACCTGTGATGTATATTATGGTGAAACGTCGTGACGAATAA
- the hycI gene encoding hydrogenase maturation peptidase HycI: protein MTNNVILTVGNSMMGDDGAGPYLYQLLSENPLPNWTALDGGSAPENVAHIVRDMKPDLLLIFDAADMELAPGKIRIIEKESIAEMFFMSTHNMPLNYLIEQLEQDIKQIVFVGLQPDLVSFGFPMTESVKESVQFMYDFLKEGRSLEEIPVL from the coding sequence GTGACGAATAATGTGATCTTAACCGTTGGCAACAGCATGATGGGTGATGATGGCGCAGGGCCTTATCTCTATCAATTATTGAGTGAAAATCCATTGCCAAATTGGACCGCACTTGACGGTGGCTCAGCACCAGAAAATGTTGCACATATTGTGCGAGACATGAAACCTGATTTGCTTTTAATTTTCGATGCGGCTGATATGGAATTAGCACCAGGCAAAATTCGAATCATTGAAAAAGAGAGCATTGCGGAAATGTTTTTCATGAGTACGCATAATATGCCGCTCAATTACCTTATCGAGCAACTGGAACAAGATATTAAACAAATTGTTTTTGTGGGGCTTCAACCTGATCTGGTTTCTTTTGGTTTTCCAATGACAGAAAGCGTAAAAGAGTCTGTGCAATTTATGTATGATTTTTTAAAAGAGGGAAGATCGCTTGAAGAGATTCCTGTTTTGTAG
- a CDS encoding NADH-quinone oxidoreductase subunit C, giving the protein MELTKNTSVDPAKMIGKNYIEAVNAKFPHTILDEEWSTPNQVTLTIKTNMLPDVVEYLYYQHEGWLPLVFGNDERSIHGSYAVYYVLSMEGEVKTFITIKALVDPVSLEFPSVTPKVKAAVWGERELFDMYGLKAVGLPDQRRLVLPDDWPDDLYPLRKDSMDYRLRPDPTTATETYEFINEKGEARIVPLGPLHITSDEPGHFRLFVDGEDIIDADYRLFYVHRGMEKLAETRMDYDQVNFLADRVCGICGFTHSVAYANSVESALGIQIPKRAEWIRAILLEVERLHSHLLNLGLSSHFTGFDTGFMQFFRVREKSMTLAEVLTGARKTYGINLIGGVRRDMLKHQREQCIKLIGEMREELKTLTDILLNTPNMEQRTVGVGVLAKDIARDFSPVGPMIRGSGFARDVRKVHPFSGYGDIPFNLFTEANGDVLSRVKVRINEVFESMNIIDYMVDNLPSGEILKEGFNYTPGRFALGITEAPRGEDIHWSMLGDNQKLFRWRCRAATYANWPTLRYMLRGNTVSDAPLIIGSLDPCYSCTDRVTVVDVRKRKAKTVDYKEIERYGIERKNSPLK; this is encoded by the coding sequence ATGGAATTAACTAAAAATACATCAGTCGATCCAGCCAAAATGATTGGTAAAAATTACATTGAAGCAGTCAATGCAAAATTTCCACATACCATTTTGGATGAGGAGTGGTCAACACCAAATCAGGTTACCCTTACCATTAAAACTAATATGTTACCTGATGTAGTTGAATACCTTTATTATCAACATGAAGGTTGGTTACCTTTGGTATTCGGGAATGATGAGCGTTCAATTCATGGCAGCTATGCAGTGTACTACGTGCTTTCCATGGAAGGGGAAGTGAAAACTTTTATCACTATTAAAGCCTTAGTTGATCCTGTGAGCTTAGAATTTCCGTCAGTGACACCAAAAGTCAAAGCGGCTGTTTGGGGCGAACGTGAATTATTCGATATGTATGGTTTGAAAGCCGTTGGTTTACCTGACCAACGTCGCTTAGTGTTGCCAGATGATTGGCCGGATGATCTTTATCCATTACGTAAAGACTCAATGGACTATCGTTTACGTCCCGATCCGACAACCGCGACAGAAACATACGAATTTATTAACGAAAAAGGCGAAGCACGTATTGTTCCACTTGGCCCGTTACATATCACTTCGGATGAACCAGGACATTTCCGTTTATTCGTGGATGGGGAAGATATCATTGATGCGGACTATCGTTTGTTCTATGTGCACCGTGGTATGGAGAAATTGGCGGAAACCCGTATGGATTACGACCAAGTTAACTTCCTTGCTGACCGTGTGTGTGGAATTTGTGGTTTCACACATAGTGTGGCCTATGCTAATTCCGTAGAAAGCGCTTTGGGGATTCAAATTCCAAAACGTGCTGAATGGATCCGTGCAATTTTGTTAGAAGTAGAACGTTTACACAGTCACTTATTAAACTTAGGTCTATCTAGCCACTTTACCGGCTTTGATACCGGCTTTATGCAATTCTTCCGTGTTCGTGAGAAATCCATGACCTTGGCTGAAGTGCTAACTGGTGCACGTAAAACCTATGGTATTAACCTTATCGGTGGTGTGCGTCGTGATATGTTGAAACATCAACGTGAGCAATGTATCAAGCTTATCGGTGAAATGCGTGAAGAACTCAAAACCTTAACCGATATTTTATTAAATACACCGAATATGGAACAACGTACGGTAGGCGTTGGTGTCTTGGCAAAAGATATCGCTCGTGACTTCAGTCCTGTTGGTCCAATGATTCGTGGTTCTGGCTTTGCGCGTGATGTGCGTAAAGTACACCCATTCTCCGGTTATGGCGATATCCCTTTCAATCTCTTCACTGAAGCAAATGGTGATGTATTATCCCGTGTGAAAGTGCGGATTAATGAAGTGTTTGAGTCTATGAATATCATTGATTACATGGTGGACAATTTGCCGAGTGGTGAAATCTTAAAAGAAGGTTTCAATTATACGCCAGGACGCTTTGCTTTAGGGATTACGGAAGCGCCACGTGGTGAAGATATTCACTGGTCAATGCTAGGCGACAACCAAAAACTTTTCCGTTGGCGTTGTCGCGCTGCCACTTATGCTAACTGGCCAACCTTGCGCTATATGTTGCGTGGCAATACTGTGTCTGATGCGCCACTTATTATTGGTAGTCTTGACCCTTGCTATTCTTGTACCGACCGTGTCACCGTGGTGGATGTACGTAAACGCAAAGCGAAAACCGTGGATTATAAAGAGATTGAACGCTACGGTATCGAACGTAAAAATTCACCATTGAAATAG